CAGGCCGCTTGCAGGGCGGCGCCAATGAACGGTACCAGCGCCGCCGGCACCGCGTCGTATTGGCCAGCCAGCAAGGCGATACCCCAACCTTTGCGCTGGCTGTCGTCACTCCCTCGCAGTACGTCCAGCGCCTCGCCCATCGGCCCGCTGGATGCCTCGTCGAAGTGGGCCAGTAACGCCTGTAACCAGACCTGCCACGCGCCTTCGCGCACCAGGCTGTCAGCGGCAAGAGGTGGCAGACCATGACTTATGCACAGGCGCTGGCGCTCCTCGGCCACCGGCAAGCCGTTCGGTGGGTTATCCACAAGCAGCTGCTGGATGCGACACAACCGCGCGACCAGCTTCAGGTACTGGCCCAAGGCATTGCCTTCGGCCAGATGTTCCAGGCGCTCGGCGCGCAAGGCAAAAAGGTTGGCGGGCGGCAGGTGCAGAAACGGCGGCATAACCGCCGACGCTTCGATCTGCCCGGGTTCGAGTAGGGTGCTCAAGCGGTCATCCTTCTTTACGTCCGTGATTGCTCGGCGTCTTGTCGCCGGTCACTTCGCGGTACCACAGTTCATGATGTTTGCGCGCCCAGGCGCGGCTGACCCAGCCATGCAGCATGGCGCCGATCGAGCCCTTGATCCAGATGCCGGCGTAGATGTGCACGATGATGCTGAGGATCAGCACGAAGCCCGCCAGCGCATGGGCCAATGTCGCAACGCGGATCGACCCTATATCGAAGAAATGGCTGAAATAGGCGCGCCAGATCACCACCCCGCTGAGCAGTAGCACCAGCATGCACAGCAGCAGCGTCCAGAACAGCAGCTTCTGCCCGGCGTTGTACTTGCCGATCGGAGGCACGCCGTCTTCGCGATTGACCATTACCCGATCGATGCGGCGCAGCCACAGGCGGTCGTTGGCGGTGATGAAGTTGGCGCGCCAGAAGCGCACCACCAGGCCGAGGAAGAACACGAACATCGCCACGCCCATGAACGGGTGCAGGATGCGCGTCCACGGCCCGCCGCCGAACAGGTGGCTGAGCCAGAAAAGCGCTGGGTGGAACAGCGCCAGCCCGGACAACCCGGCCATGAAGAACAGGATGGCGACGATCCAGTGGTTGGTCCGCTCGTTGGCGTTGTAGCGCAGGATGGGTTTCTTGTCGTTCATGGCCGCTGCTCCCCCTGCCCGCCGGGCCGGTTCGGGTCATAGACATGGACCGACGGGTCCACGTGGTGCACGCTTTCATCCGGTGGCGTGGGGTGCTCGTCTTCCTCAACCCGTTGCGGGCCGACGCGCACGTAGTGGAAGAACCCAGCCAGTACCGCTGCCCCCATGGCCAGCAGCGCCAGCGGCTTGGTGAAGCCCTTCCACAGGCCCACCAGCGGGCTGATCACCGGCTGATCCGGCAGGCCGGCATACAGCCTGGGCGTGTCGGCATGGTGCAGCACATACATCACGTGGGTGCCACCGACGCCGTCAGGGTCGTACAGGCCGGCGTTGTCGTAACCGCGCGACTTGAGGTCGACGACGCGCTCGGCGGCATGCACCTTCATCTCTTCCTTGGTGCCGAACACGATCGCCCCGGTCGGGCAGGTTTTCACACAAGCCGGCTCCAGGCCCACAGTCACACGGTCGGAACACAGAGTGCACTTGTACGCCTTGTGGTCCTTCTGCGAGATGCGCGGGATGTTGAACGGGCAACCGGTGATGCAATAACCGCAGCCGATGCAGTGGTCCTGGTTGAAGTCGACGATGCCGTTGGCGTGCTTGATGATCGCGCCTGGGCTCGGGCATGCCTTCAGGCAACCTGGGTCGGCGCAGTGCATGCAGCCATCCTTGCGGATCAGCCACTCCAGGTTGCCGTCGTCGCGCTCGTGCTCGGTAAAGCGCATCAAGGTCCAGGTCTCGGCAGTGAGATCCTGGGGGTTGTCGTAAGTGCCGTGGTTGTGGCCGACCTCGTCACGCAGTTCGTTCCACTCCGAGCATGCCACCTGACAGGCCTTGCAACCGATGCACTTGGTGGTGTCGATCAGCTTGGCGACTTCCTCCTGCTGGCGTACCGAAGGCGGTACGGTGGTGGTGGCCGAGCGGGCGATGATGTCTTGGCTGGCCATCAGATTTTCTCCACTTTGACGAGGAACGACTTGGACTCCGGCGTCTGGGTGTTGCCGTCACCGAGGAACGGCACCAGGGTGTTGGTCAGGTAGCCGTGCCGCGTCGCACCGGTGAAGCCCCAGTGCAAGGGGATACCGATCTGGTGAACGGTTTGGTTGTTGACCTGCAGCGGGCGAATCCGCTTGGTCACCACCGCCACCGCCTCGATATGCCCACGCTTGCTCGACACCCGCACCCGGTCGCCGGCCTTGATGCCTTTCTCGTTGGCCAGCACCTCGCCGATCTCGACGAACTGCTCGGGCTGGGCGATGGCATTGAGGCGGCAGTGCTTGCTCCAAAAGTGGAAGTGTTCGGTCAGACGGTAGGTGGTCGCCGCATAGGGGAACTCGTCGTGCTTGCCAAGGGTGTCCCATACCGAATCGAAGATCCGCCCGGCCGGGTTGCTGGTGGCCTTCTTGTTCTGCGGATGCAGCGGGTTGATGCCGATTGGTGTCTCGAACGGCTCGTAGTGCTCGGGGAACGGGCCTTCGGCCATCTTGTCGATGGCAAAGAAGCGTGCCACGCCCTCGGGGTTCATGATGAACGGGTTCATCCCGGCTTCCGGTGGCGAGTCGACCTTGAAGTCAGGCACGTCGGTGCCGGTCCAGGCCTTGCCGTTCCACCACACCAGGCGCTTCTTGTCCGGATCCCACGGCTTGCCTTGCGGGTCGCTGGAGGCGCGGTTGTAGAGGATGCGCCGGTTCGCCGGCCAGGCCCAAGCCCAGTTTTGCACTTGGTGCATACCGAACGGGTCGCTGTTGTCACGGCGGGCCATCTGGTTGCCCTGCTCGGTCCAGCAGCCGGCGAAGATCCAGCAGCCCGAGGCGGTGCTGCCGTCGTCCTTGAGCTGGGCGAAGCCCGACAACTGCTGGCCACCCTTGAGCACCACGCCGGTCGCGTCGCTGAGGTCGGACACGGCCCAGCCATTCATCTCCTTGGCCAGCTCTTCGGGTGAAGGCTCCTCGGGGATCTTGTACGGCCAGCTGATGTTCATCATGGCATCCGGGTACGCTCCGCCTTCGGCCTGATACCGCTGGCGCAGGCGCAGGAACAGCTCGCTCATGATCTGCACATCGGTGCGGGTTTCACCCGGGCCGTCGGCACCCTTCCAGTGCCATTGCAGCCAGCGGCTGCTGTTGACCAGCGAGCCGTCTTCCTCGGCGAAGCAGGTCGTGGGCAGGCGGATCACCTCGGTCTGGATGTTGGCCGTGTCGACATCGTTGAACGGCCCGGCGTTGCGCCAGAACTCCGAGGTCTCGGTGGCCAGCGGGTCCATGATCA
The Pseudomonas sp. KU43P genome window above contains:
- the fdhE gene encoding formate dehydrogenase accessory protein FdhE — translated: MSTLLEPGQIEASAVMPPFLHLPPANLFALRAERLEHLAEGNALGQYLKLVARLCRIQQLLVDNPPNGLPVAEERQRLCISHGLPPLAADSLVREGAWQVWLQALLAHFDEASSGPMGEALDVLRGSDDSQRKGWGIALLAGQYDAVPAALVPFIGAALQAAWSSWLLALPAPELKPAGSQAQCPACGSPAMAGVVRNRGRHNGLRYLACSLCACEWHVVRVKCVYCESSKDLRYSSLEDDRHAPGKAPLRAECCPACNSYLKQNYLENDAAAEPLADDLASLALDIRLDEEGFHRLAPNLMLAPGGG
- the fdxH gene encoding formate dehydrogenase subunit beta translates to MASQDIIARSATTTVPPSVRQQEEVAKLIDTTKCIGCKACQVACSEWNELRDEVGHNHGTYDNPQDLTAETWTLMRFTEHERDDGNLEWLIRKDGCMHCADPGCLKACPSPGAIIKHANGIVDFNQDHCIGCGYCITGCPFNIPRISQKDHKAYKCTLCSDRVTVGLEPACVKTCPTGAIVFGTKEEMKVHAAERVVDLKSRGYDNAGLYDPDGVGGTHVMYVLHHADTPRLYAGLPDQPVISPLVGLWKGFTKPLALLAMGAAVLAGFFHYVRVGPQRVEEDEHPTPPDESVHHVDPSVHVYDPNRPGGQGEQRP
- a CDS encoding formate dehydrogenase subunit gamma — protein: MNDKKPILRYNANERTNHWIVAILFFMAGLSGLALFHPALFWLSHLFGGGPWTRILHPFMGVAMFVFFLGLVVRFWRANFITANDRLWLRRIDRVMVNREDGVPPIGKYNAGQKLLFWTLLLCMLVLLLSGVVIWRAYFSHFFDIGSIRVATLAHALAGFVLILSIIVHIYAGIWIKGSIGAMLHGWVSRAWARKHHELWYREVTGDKTPSNHGRKEG